attataaaactataggatgagacgattataacaagaccccacatgactatattttttgttaagtactccctccgtcccttaatgctcgcaccgttttgactggacacgcatgCCGATAtaaaactttgaccaccaatatctttaactacatattataaaaacttataaaatttttaatattttgaaaatatatattaagatgaagccaacactatattatatactaacattttttttatatactgGAAATAAAATAGGaccaaagtgaattatgtgaatagtgcaaaaagtcaaaacggtgcgagtattaagggacagagggagtataaatcacaattgatggtcaaagtatattatatgaatagtgccaaaagtacaattgtgtcatttaaaaaagaatggaggaagtattacttaaggcataaaaaacataaacaaaacattcaaattcatcatgttcaaattaaaaccattaagtccagatcagaaacgatatgatcaggtcatgtccatatcagaactgatttttatagatcagaaccattatgtatctagaccagaactgataggataagataatatccagatcataactgatctgtacagatcatatccagataatgttcaaatatgcaaagatcttgtctacatcagaatCGATCTttacagaaccaatatgttcagatcaaaaccgatttgtacagatcatgtccagatcagaatcgatatgtccataTTATAAttggtctagatatcgactatgtacagattatgttcagatcagaattgatccgcaaagatcatgtccatatcagaattgatttttaCAAATCATGAcaagatcagaactggtctgtacagatcatgaccaaatcagaactgatctgtacaaatcatgtccagatcaaaactgatatgtacatatcatgtctagatcagaactgatatgtactgatcatgtccagatcagaattgatctgtacatatcatgtccagatcagaattagtctgtacagatcatgtccagatcagaactaaattgtacagatcatgtccaactCAGAACTGGtcatgtacagatcatgtccagatcattaCTGAtcgtacaaatcatgtccagattaaaatggatctgcacagatcatatccagatcagaacttatatgtctagatcataaccgatctatctagatcatgtctaggtctatataatataaggaatagttaaatcatgagcaaagtcaaataaatattaacaatattgtaaatttgtggaacatttattttacacgtaagtcgtttaatattaataaatatagatttttgtttaaacttaattttgaagaatcagatcagaccagatcttatcagatcagatcatatcagaccagaccagatcagacaagatcggatcagatcagatcagcccagatcagaccagatcagatcagaaaaaataagttcaggtcagatcagatcataaaaaataagttcagatcagatcagaccagatcagatccaATCAGATCagaagaaataaggtgaactaaacagggctaTATTCCAAGGCTATAActtggtgcaattaaaaaaaagtttgttAAGTAGGGGGTATATAGAAAAAaatttggatgaagtttgtgaGGAGGGGATGAATATAAAACATTTCATAAATTTAAGGAggtaaatataaaattatattttttaagGTACTCGGTagtaaagggaaaaaaaaacccTGAAACTTAAATTGTGGTAAATatcaaataaaaaggaaaattgcCAAATATGGCCACCTAGTAAAGTTGTTTTTTTGCCAATTATAACATCAACCTTGTAAATTACAATCTTAAACTCACATGTCAACTTTAAATTACAATCCCGGATCATTTTCGGGCGAAATCAATCTTAATATGATgtactaatttttcttattaaaacacaattacataatttcctttagaaataaaaataacgaataattactgattatttttttttgttttttttctaattttttaatttctatttaagatcttttttggtaatattttttttccgaTTATTATATTGGTGGCATCATAAtcctatgttttttttttccgaaaatGACTCGGGTTTTAATATAGAGTGAGTATAAAGTTTAAGATTATAATACTTtatccgttccggaaatatcgcacaatttgttttttacactattcatactacgactttggccattgTTTGTGATTCTTACGTAAGAAAATTTTAGTAAAGTGGGATCATGTTacattcgtatcgatatatttttttctaatttttactTGTACGCGATTTAAGATATTAAGAGTGAATGAGTAAAAGTCAATTATAGTACGATATTTCTGGAACGGaagatatacttcctccatttttttataattgcaccgttttcctttttcggaagttgcatattaattgcaccatttccttttttggtaagtttatccacataaaatgacatttctgtCCTTATCATCATTTGTTAAATCACATTTGTACTTAGATCACATGGTATATTTGTCATTTATCATCTTTTAACCCCATTCTTAAATCTTGTGCCCAACccaaatggtgcaataataaaaaaatggaggaagtatatagatTTGAAAGTTTGAAGTTATAGTTAGCAGAGGGAAGTGTATTCGGCAAATTTTCCTAATTGCCCAAAATAGTCGGGTGATTGAACTCATTTTATACTTTATAGTATTCTCACAATCTCACTTGGTCCCCCGTCCTCTCCATCGGGAATAATCTGGAAGTTCATATTATAGACCGGAAACGCCCAAATAACACTTCACCACTTCGCCGGAACCCTAATTTCCGAAATATTCATGGCCGAAAAATTGGCTCCCGATAAGCGCCATGTCTTTGTTCACAACGGTATCCCTTTACCCCTCTTTGTTTCTTGTGAATTCGATCGACTGATTAGTTTGATTGCAAATTTTGACTTTCAATTGGATTTTCCCAATTTATCAGGTCAGAAGGTGTTTGAATGGGATCAAACCCTAGATGAGGTTAACATGTACATAACATTACCTCCAAATGTGCCTACAAAGCAATTTTTTAGCAAAATTCAGTCTAAGCATGTCGAAGTTGGGATTAAAGGCAATCCTCCTTATCTTAATGTTAGTATTTGCATAAAGTTGTTATTTTTAGTTGATTTATCATTTCCTATTTTTCCAGATGGAAATGCTTatttgattgttgatgatgtaaTTTTGTTGTGGTTTTTCAGCATGATTTGGAGCATCCTGTGAAGACTGACTCCTCTTTCTGGACTTTGGGTAAGTTTTCGTTCTGTAAGCAGTTTTCTAGATTGTGAAATTGTATGCCAAGTGAATTGAATCATATAGTTAAGGAATTCATCAAATTGGTTATAAAAATGGTACTCTGAACAGTCTAAACACTCGACATTAGAAGTGGCTAATACAAAAGAAAACGTAAAATACTCGTATATGAGTTAATGTGTGGTTGCAAGTGGTGTTATGGACTTGTTCAGGGCTTGGTCGGCGATTCACTTTGTGTGAAAGCCACCTTAGGACTTAGGTAGATTCCCTTCTCTtatgttttcaaatttcaactgTGTCATAACCTTGTTTATAAATTGATGTCAAAGTACGTCATGCTTAAAAAGTCCAGAGGATCGTTCTTGCTGAACTATGTTATTTGTGCTTAGTTCTATGGAAACATGTAGTTACATGTATGCAGCTGGGTTTGGCTTTCTTGTGAGATGTGCAGTGTTATTGGTTTAATCAGTGTAGTGTCTTGTTTTGTTGTCTGATTGCTGGATGATACGTTGTTCGTAGATGTTGAACTATCTTTTTGAATGTCAGAGGACGATACGATGCATATAACCTTGCAAAAGAGGGAGAAAGGCCTAACATGGTCTTCACCTATCGTTGGTCAAGGTCAGCTGGATGCTTATGCTGCAGATCAAGAGCAGAAGCGCTTGATGCTCCAGCGTTTTCAAGAAGAGGTAATTTGTTATCATTGTATTCTTTTTTCAAATTGTAGACTTGTAGTATCTGCTACAGTTATGCATATCTAGTTGTGCTTCATTAATAGAGGTTATCAGGTAAAGTTTCACTAAGGAcatgcttggattgagggtaatgtattaaaggggtaataaaagtcaaactaaggtaattgaaggtgatgacgagggatgaagtggtggcaaaggaAACAAGCTAGTGTTGGCAAGAGGAAAATAAAAGTGAAGGAGGAACAAATACCTCATCATGGGGGGAGtagttacccaccatcccactagggtgattattaccctcatttgggggtaattacttccccccttcctcccttctcctcacaacactaccactaccacaacttctcatcacaataccaccacaccaccctccttgcaaccacctcaattcaccttcattgtccttttattatggtggtttgacttttattacctcCATAATCCATTACACCCAATCCAAGCGTGCCCTAAGTGGAAATTCTTGCGATAATctaaaataagaaatattttGGAAAGTGGAAACCTATCCATTGGAATAGCAATACGATTTGTCTTGCcagaaaatgaaaaaacaatAGTGGCAAATCTCAATTTATTTTTGGGTTTTGCTTAAAGAGTTCTTTGTGCTTTCGTCAGGTGAAAATATTTAGAAACTAATTGGCAATGCTGTTTTTAGGGTGATCGTTTGCTTCATTGCTTGTTTATATCTTGATTGTTGTTCAGttatcatttaaaaaaaaaaattgtttgttttattggggtggggggggggggggggggggcgagTAATTGATATGGCTGATAAGGTAGTTAAACAAAATATTTTAGCTATAATGCGTTATCGTTTCATGATTAGGAGCCCTGGCAATCAACTTATTGACATGTCCTTCATTGGGGGTGTAGACCTCTTCATTCTTCAATGTTTTTTCTAATGTTTTATGCAGTTGGACAATTCAAAATTTGTTACATCTCTATATCATGCTTTAAGACACGTCTTGATCAATCCAACAGTGAACATTTGATTGAAAGGGCACTGAGATGGATGATATATTTGATACTGGCTTGTCTTCTATGTAAGTGGATGGAGAATTCACGATCAAGATCAAACAAGTTGGACCTAACTTCAGAACTTTCATCCCTAGCAATTGACACCAACATGTGAGACGAACACACCAAATTGTTCCATCTGTTGGTTTGAGGACCTAATCAAGTAATCATATATTTTGATGTTTGAACTGAGCTGGCATGTTTTGAAACATGGAGTTAggacaaattctatgacatagcTAAGCAATCTTTCGGGTCATTAGAATAATGGGTATTATATAGAATCCTAGGAAGCTCAAGTTGAAATCCGCCTCTGTAGTTCTACCTTTTGGGTTCAGTTCCCTGTTTCTTTACCCCTGAGTAGAAAGCCTTGGTATATACAGATTATTGCTCTATCCTGT
This sequence is a window from Spinacia oleracea cultivar Varoflay chromosome 1, BTI_SOV_V1, whole genome shotgun sequence. Protein-coding genes within it:
- the LOC110803041 gene encoding uncharacterized protein; its protein translation is MAEKLAPDKRHVFVHNGQKVFEWDQTLDEVNMYITLPPNVPTKQFFSKIQSKHVEVGIKGNPPYLNHDLEHPVKTDSSFWTLEDDTMHITLQKREKGLTWSSPIVGQGQLDAYAADQEQKRLMLQRFQEENPGFDFSQADFSGNCPDPRTFMGGIR